One Halobaculum roseum DNA segment encodes these proteins:
- a CDS encoding VOC family protein codes for MAYTLDHVMMRIEDEEESLDWYTEHLDYEIKGEMEGGDFTNYYLGPEDMHDEGALLELTYNHGDHTYELGDAWGHIAVRVEDVEEAYYELMDEGVEDYRPPEENPGYAFVKDPDGHEIEIVERDHGARWSIDHTMIRVEDATEALGYWTRTFEYEHTGRWEADTFANYFMKPEDAAQEAMAMELTYNYDGREYTMGDAWGHVCVRADDLEDDWETLMTRESADYRDPESCDYNYAFTTDPDGHEIELLER; via the coding sequence ATGGCGTACACGCTCGACCACGTGATGATGCGGATCGAGGACGAGGAGGAGTCGCTCGACTGGTACACCGAGCACCTCGACTACGAGATCAAGGGTGAGATGGAGGGCGGCGACTTCACGAACTACTACCTCGGGCCCGAGGACATGCACGACGAGGGCGCGCTCCTGGAGCTCACCTACAACCACGGCGATCACACCTACGAGCTGGGCGACGCGTGGGGCCACATCGCCGTCCGCGTCGAGGACGTCGAGGAGGCGTACTACGAGCTGATGGACGAGGGCGTCGAGGACTACCGCCCGCCCGAGGAAAACCCCGGCTACGCGTTCGTCAAGGACCCCGACGGCCACGAGATCGAGATCGTCGAGCGCGACCACGGCGCCCGCTGGTCGATCGACCACACGATGATCCGCGTCGAGGACGCCACCGAGGCGCTCGGCTACTGGACCAGGACGTTCGAATACGAACACACCGGCCGCTGGGAGGCCGACACGTTCGCGAACTACTTCATGAAGCCCGAGGACGCCGCCCAGGAGGCGATGGCGATGGAGCTCACGTACAACTACGACGGCCGCGAGTACACGATGGGCGACGCGTGGGGGCACGTGTGCGTGCGCGCGGACGACCTCGAAGACGACTGGGAGACCCTGATGACGCGGGAGTCGGCCGACTACCGCGACCCCGAGTCGTGCGACTACAACTACGCGTTCACGACGGACCCCGACGGCCACGAGATCGAGCTGCTGGAGCGGTAA
- a CDS encoding DUF4129 domain-containing protein, translated as MTRTRVVPVVIAVMAIAALGVTATSLESTLTTDPDEEINPDWDRLPIGEGDAADIKQEIADGDGEREADRVAADADGEGAEDVGAGDETIEESSAGDGPAESSNAAADQSNAEPDGGDAGLDSATAPVAGELTFLDRLLALLATVLRLLWPLVALLAVGAICYRYRETLLGLLGGGSGAESTSESASEAEAWPGVTPSNVVDRAWVTLVQRVNPDRPETITTAECARLARERNLDTGAVESIATAFERVHYGGASVAEEEARAREGIRRLAGSDGADGENG; from the coding sequence ATGACCCGGACACGAGTCGTCCCGGTGGTGATCGCCGTGATGGCGATCGCCGCCCTGGGCGTCACGGCGACCTCCCTGGAGAGCACGCTGACGACGGATCCCGACGAGGAGATCAACCCGGATTGGGACCGCTTGCCGATCGGCGAGGGCGACGCGGCCGACATCAAACAGGAGATCGCCGACGGCGACGGGGAGCGCGAGGCCGACCGGGTAGCTGCGGACGCCGACGGCGAGGGGGCTGAGGACGTGGGAGCGGGAGACGAGACGATCGAGGAGTCGAGCGCAGGTGATGGTCCGGCGGAGTCGTCGAACGCCGCGGCCGACCAGTCGAACGCCGAACCCGACGGCGGCGACGCGGGACTCGATTCGGCGACGGCTCCCGTGGCCGGCGAGTTGACGTTCCTCGACCGCCTGCTGGCCCTGCTCGCGACAGTACTGCGACTCCTCTGGCCCCTCGTCGCGCTGCTCGCGGTCGGAGCGATCTGCTATCGCTACCGCGAGACGCTTCTCGGGCTCCTCGGCGGCGGATCGGGGGCGGAGTCGACGAGCGAGTCCGCTTCCGAGGCCGAGGCGTGGCCCGGGGTCACCCCCTCGAACGTCGTCGATCGGGCGTGGGTAACGTTGGTGCAGCGGGTAAACCCCGACCGGCCGGAAACGATCACGACCGCCGAGTGCGCGAGGCTCGCTCGCGAGCGAAACCTGGACACCGGCGCCGTCGAGTCGATCGCGACGGCGTTCGAACGCGTCCACTACGGCGGCGCCTCCGTCGCCGAGGAGGAAGCCCGCGCCAGGGAGGGGATCCGGCGACTCGCCGGGTCGGACGGCGCGGACGGTGAGAACGGATGA
- a CDS encoding DUF7269 family protein, protein MTDRRVDDGTEPTDGRRWRVLAVGLIRGVLLVAGLAVLGVGVAVVFDPEAERLIPVEAAITTLGSDYVVVAVVGLLAVGLSVLIVGARVVRGVDEAEPPLVEAVQSAIYPGEQLDRSTGGFGHRRAGEPPSDERRERLSEAAVRATMRADGCSRNVAERRVAEGSWTTDPVAVRSLSDARDGGGRGWRGRNGSLDAQSVRRTVDAIVRLTDERGTDREDERDSGVSE, encoded by the coding sequence ATGACCGACCGCAGGGTCGACGACGGGACCGAACCCACCGACGGGCGTCGGTGGCGGGTCCTCGCGGTGGGCCTGATCCGTGGCGTGCTCCTGGTGGCGGGACTCGCGGTGTTGGGTGTCGGCGTCGCCGTCGTGTTCGACCCCGAGGCGGAACGACTGATCCCGGTCGAGGCGGCGATCACGACGCTCGGGAGCGACTACGTGGTCGTCGCGGTCGTCGGGCTGCTGGCAGTCGGACTCTCGGTGCTCATCGTCGGTGCTCGCGTCGTTCGGGGTGTCGACGAGGCTGAGCCACCCCTGGTCGAGGCGGTTCAGTCGGCCATCTACCCCGGTGAGCAGTTGGATCGGTCCACCGGGGGGTTCGGGCACCGCCGAGCCGGGGAACCCCCGAGCGACGAGCGCCGCGAGCGGCTCAGCGAAGCTGCGGTTCGCGCGACGATGCGTGCGGACGGCTGTTCGCGGAACGTCGCCGAGCGCCGTGTCGCGGAGGGGAGTTGGACGACCGATCCCGTCGCGGTTCGCTCGCTGTCCGACGCTCGCGACGGCGGTGGACGGGGATGGAGGGGACGCAACGGGAGCCTGGACGCGCAGTCGGTCCGGCGAACCGTCGACGCGATCGTCCGGTTGACCGACGAGAGGGGAACAGACCGCGAAGACGAGCGAGATTCTGGGGTGAGTGAGTAG
- a CDS encoding DUF58 domain-containing protein: protein MSSPVTGPFGRFSRPFASSHSAPSIDAERTNGAEDGAGENGQVANGRTAGGQAAGRQISDGRATEERTPTVRSTGRWRGIVAVALLAVAVGVLAKRPSLLLVGAVGVAFAAYPLVTAAPDPDLSVSRVVDPESPADGDAVDVRTTVRNEGDGTLFDLRVVDGTPAMLSVCGGSPRCATMLRPGEEVSVEYRVRARPGRHRFQPTTLLCRDAGGSVEVETAVTAETVIECSSRVPTAPLRARSRPRSGPLVTDESGEGIEFHSVREYERGDPARRIDWRRFARTGELTSVAFRTERLADVVICVDARPEAYRASDPSEPHAVAHAVDAAGRLGDVLLDANHRVGLAAFGRSSCLLAPGNGVDHADRFRRYLASDPAFSLTPPPSVRPRRARPGDDAVGSHRVDGDTLDRQLSELRAHVGTNTQVILLTPLCDDGAHRIAQRIESDGPAVTVVSPDVTTGRTPGGRLARLERDHRLTTLRNAGIPAVDWDPDEPLGAALATVERGNR, encoded by the coding sequence GTGAGTAGCCCCGTGACCGGGCCCTTCGGGAGGTTCAGCCGACCGTTCGCCTCTTCACATTCCGCTCCGAGCATCGACGCCGAGCGGACGAACGGGGCCGAGGACGGAGCCGGCGAGAACGGGCAGGTCGCGAACGGCCGGACCGCGGGTGGGCAAGCCGCGGGCAGGCAGATCTCGGACGGCCGAGCAACGGAGGAGCGGACGCCGACGGTTCGATCGACCGGTCGGTGGCGTGGCATCGTGGCCGTCGCGCTGCTCGCGGTGGCCGTCGGCGTCCTGGCGAAGCGACCCTCGCTCCTGCTGGTCGGGGCCGTCGGCGTCGCCTTCGCCGCCTACCCGCTCGTCACGGCGGCCCCCGATCCCGACCTCTCGGTGAGCCGTGTCGTCGACCCCGAGTCGCCGGCGGACGGAGACGCCGTCGACGTGCGAACGACGGTTCGAAACGAGGGGGACGGGACGCTGTTCGATCTCCGCGTCGTCGACGGGACGCCGGCGATGCTCTCCGTCTGTGGGGGATCGCCCCGCTGTGCGACGATGCTCCGACCGGGCGAGGAGGTGTCCGTCGAGTACCGGGTGCGCGCCCGGCCGGGTCGCCACCGGTTCCAGCCGACGACGCTGCTGTGTCGCGACGCCGGCGGGTCGGTCGAAGTCGAGACCGCGGTCACCGCCGAGACCGTGATCGAGTGTTCGTCTCGCGTTCCTACGGCTCCACTGCGTGCCCGGAGCCGCCCGCGGAGCGGTCCGCTCGTCACCGACGAGTCGGGCGAGGGGATCGAGTTCCACTCCGTCAGGGAGTACGAACGGGGGGACCCCGCGAGACGCATCGACTGGCGGCGGTTCGCGCGGACCGGCGAACTCACGTCGGTGGCGTTCCGAACCGAGCGGCTCGCGGACGTGGTGATCTGCGTGGACGCACGACCCGAAGCCTACCGCGCGAGCGACCCGTCCGAACCCCACGCGGTCGCGCACGCCGTGGACGCTGCCGGACGCCTCGGTGATGTCCTCCTGGACGCGAATCACCGGGTGGGCCTGGCGGCGTTTGGACGCAGCAGTTGTCTGCTCGCTCCCGGGAACGGCGTCGATCACGCCGACCGGTTCCGTCGATACCTGGCGTCAGATCCGGCGTTCTCGCTGACCCCGCCGCCGTCGGTCCGCCCGAGGCGAGCGCGACCGGGCGACGACGCCGTCGGTTCACACCGCGTCGACGGCGACACCCTGGACCGCCAGCTCTCCGAACTTCGAGCACACGTCGGGACGAACACTCAGGTGATCCTGTTGACCCCGCTGTGCGACGACGGGGCCCATCGCATCGCCCAGCGCATCGAGAGCGACGGCCCCGCGGTGACCGTCGTCAGCCCCGATGTCACGACCGGACGAACCCCCGGCGGCCGGCTCGCCCGGCTGGAGCGCGATCACCGCCTGACGACGCTCCGGAACGCAGGCATCCCCGCCGTCGACTGGGACCCCGACGAGCCGCTGGGGGCGGCGCTGGCGACCGTCGAACGGGGGAACCGGTGA
- a CDS encoding DUF7519 family protein, protein MSGVLAVAAGAVAVGLIAETTLQRRILLAALVGVGSFGLGGRLWQRGRGVIGVGLAACGCLVVVAAAGYAVTEPPRITQRLELLPGILGLWVLAAALVPMRFRWSRFLVAVGSGLLFVAVLTSGVVRGASTTALVVAAGATILSWDAAENAVSLGGQIGSHPETATVRAELAHVLLSGGLAVAAVVAVLGVTRLGVDSLPLAALVALLVAAVALLLASHR, encoded by the coding sequence GTGAGCGGCGTCCTCGCCGTCGCCGCAGGAGCCGTCGCGGTGGGGCTGATCGCCGAGACGACGCTCCAGCGACGGATCCTGCTGGCGGCGCTCGTCGGCGTGGGCTCGTTCGGCCTCGGCGGCCGGCTGTGGCAACGGGGTCGCGGTGTCATCGGCGTCGGTCTGGCGGCGTGCGGGTGTCTGGTCGTCGTCGCCGCGGCGGGCTACGCCGTCACGGAACCCCCACGGATCACTCAACGGCTCGAACTGCTGCCAGGAATACTGGGGCTGTGGGTCCTCGCCGCGGCGCTCGTGCCGATGCGGTTCCGTTGGAGTCGGTTCCTCGTCGCCGTCGGATCCGGATTGCTGTTCGTCGCGGTGCTCACGAGCGGCGTCGTCCGCGGGGCGTCCACGACGGCGCTCGTGGTCGCGGCGGGGGCGACGATCCTCTCGTGGGACGCCGCCGAGAACGCCGTTTCGCTCGGGGGGCAGATCGGTTCCCACCCTGAGACGGCCACCGTCCGGGCGGAACTCGCACACGTGCTGCTCAGCGGCGGGCTCGCCGTCGCCGCCGTCGTGGCCGTCCTCGGGGTGACCCGCCTCGGCGTCGACAGCCTCCCGCTCGCGGCGCTCGTCGCGCTTCTCGTCGCCGCGGTCGCGTTGCTGCTGGCCTCCCACCGGTGA
- a CDS encoding AAA family ATPase: MEPEAVRRQCDELLDEIAGAVVTERSTLRTILVGILADGHVLLEDVPGTGKTLTARSFADALGVSFSRVQFTPDLLPSDVVGSNVFDEATREFEFRPGPVFANVMLGDEINRAPPKTQAALLEAMEEGQVTVDGDAYALPDPFVVIATQNPVEMDGTFELPVAQKDRFMVKTTLGYPDRSGELELIDRRASRRSKSASVERVCTPERLDGLREAPETVRVEQAVREYLVDIARATREHERIRTGVSPRGVQKFFETIRAHAALEGRDYATPDDVKTMARPVLSHRLVITPDARVDGVETTDIVSEILSDVPVPQLNA, from the coding sequence ATGGAACCGGAGGCCGTACGGCGACAGTGTGACGAGCTCCTCGACGAGATCGCCGGCGCCGTCGTCACCGAGCGGTCGACGCTGCGGACCATCCTCGTCGGGATCCTCGCGGACGGACACGTCCTGCTCGAGGACGTCCCGGGGACGGGAAAGACGCTCACCGCGCGGTCGTTCGCGGACGCGCTCGGCGTGTCGTTCTCGCGGGTGCAGTTCACGCCCGACCTCCTGCCCTCGGACGTCGTCGGCTCGAACGTCTTCGACGAGGCGACGCGGGAGTTCGAGTTCCGCCCGGGGCCGGTGTTCGCGAACGTCATGCTGGGCGACGAGATCAATCGCGCGCCGCCGAAGACGCAGGCGGCGCTGCTGGAGGCGATGGAGGAGGGACAGGTCACCGTCGACGGCGACGCGTACGCGCTTCCCGACCCGTTCGTCGTCATCGCGACGCAGAACCCCGTCGAGATGGACGGCACGTTCGAGCTCCCGGTCGCCCAGAAGGACCGGTTCATGGTCAAGACCACCCTCGGATACCCCGATCGCTCGGGCGAACTCGAACTGATCGACCGCCGGGCCTCGCGGCGGTCGAAGTCGGCGTCGGTCGAACGGGTCTGCACCCCGGAGCGACTCGACGGACTGCGGGAGGCACCCGAGACGGTCCGCGTGGAGCAGGCCGTCCGCGAGTACCTCGTCGACATCGCCCGCGCGACCAGGGAACACGAACGCATCCGGACGGGCGTCTCGCCGCGGGGCGTCCAGAAGTTCTTCGAGACGATCCGCGCCCACGCCGCCCTCGAAGGGCGGGACTACGCGACGCCCGACGACGTCAAGACGATGGCGCGGCCGGTCCTCTCCCACCGGCTCGTCATCACCCCCGACGCTCGCGTCGACGGCGTCGAGACGACGGACATCGTCTCGGAGATCCTCTCGGACGTACCAGTTCCGCAGTTGAACGCGTGA
- a CDS encoding AI-2E family transporter: MNEKRFVVALFGLAVAVVIGALAYRFIAAFTVSVFLYYSTRRYHRFLARFRLPPRVRAGIVLASLAIPLILLISYAAVLLVVEARQFAADTALVSAAASNIAWFAAIERIPEFSVQGIYAAYQSGDLEPFVEFATDNATFLTQVVSEFVLNLFVVTIVTYYLLVDGDRISDWLLRFDDDAIVREYLEAVDRELEAVLFGNLLNVVAISLIAIATFSAYNALVPAGVRVPYPALAGALTGIASLVPIVGMKIVYLPVTAAMAVPPVLDGSFAELGYVFAFLVVAVVVVDTVPDLVLRPLLSGDETHVGLLMLAYTLGPVVLGFYGLFFAPIVLVVGLTFANTALPRLLGADDAQTTLTDSEDAEGNDRGRDDDSNPGVDEGTGTGVDDGAGVDPDPTG, encoded by the coding sequence ATGAACGAGAAGCGTTTCGTCGTCGCGCTGTTCGGGCTCGCGGTCGCGGTCGTCATCGGCGCGCTCGCGTACCGGTTCATCGCGGCGTTCACCGTCTCGGTGTTCCTCTACTACTCGACGAGACGGTACCACCGGTTCCTGGCGCGGTTCCGGCTCCCGCCGCGAGTGCGGGCGGGGATCGTGCTCGCGTCGCTCGCGATCCCGTTGATCCTGCTCATCAGCTACGCGGCGGTCCTGCTCGTCGTCGAGGCGCGGCAGTTCGCCGCCGACACCGCGCTGGTGAGCGCGGCGGCGTCGAACATCGCGTGGTTCGCCGCGATCGAGCGCATCCCCGAGTTCAGCGTGCAGGGGATCTACGCGGCGTACCAGTCGGGCGACCTGGAGCCGTTCGTCGAGTTCGCGACCGACAACGCCACCTTCCTCACGCAGGTCGTCTCGGAGTTCGTGCTCAACCTGTTCGTCGTCACCATCGTCACCTACTACCTGCTCGTCGACGGCGACCGCATCAGCGACTGGCTGCTCCGGTTCGACGACGACGCGATCGTCCGGGAGTACTTGGAGGCCGTCGACCGCGAGTTGGAGGCGGTGCTGTTCGGCAACCTCCTGAACGTGGTCGCCATCTCGCTCATCGCGATCGCGACGTTCAGCGCGTACAACGCCCTCGTCCCCGCGGGCGTCCGCGTCCCGTACCCGGCGCTTGCGGGCGCGCTCACGGGGATCGCGAGCCTCGTTCCGATCGTCGGGATGAAGATCGTCTACCTCCCGGTGACGGCGGCGATGGCGGTCCCGCCGGTGCTCGACGGGTCGTTCGCGGAACTCGGGTACGTGTTCGCGTTCCTCGTCGTCGCGGTGGTCGTCGTCGACACGGTCCCGGATCTGGTGCTCCGGCCGCTGTTGAGCGGCGACGAGACCCACGTCGGCCTGCTGATGCTGGCGTACACGCTCGGCCCGGTCGTGCTCGGCTTCTACGGGCTGTTCTTCGCGCCGATCGTGCTCGTGGTCGGGCTCACGTTCGCGAACACCGCGCTCCCGCGGCTGCTCGGTGCCGACGACGCCCAGACGACGCTGACCGACTCCGAGGACGCCGAGGGGAACGACCGCGGGCGGGACGACGACTCGAACCCGGGCGTCGACGAGGGGACCGGAACGGGTGTCGACGACGGGGCCGGCGTCGATCCCGACCCGACCGGGTGA
- a CDS encoding BGTF surface domain-containing protein — protein sequence MTETNNKIRALFLTALMVFSVFAGTVAFTGTAAAASATAVVDTTNTSISPTSVDEGTTNTHTVTFVVDNINTTGDGNQDVIVDLPDALDTSSSGVTNSVVNEGAVTFGTTNVNSTSDTVTVTLQDDTSATTAENDTVNVTFEITNVAAPDVNSDTTANAVFSVDENVDGTAEDTYDGIALTINNTDGSDGTDDSTFSDGGLVFQGQTASYDAVDADNDFSSGTYYLYERVDSSTGSPVRQLSRSNGWVNATTSGLEIGQTYFISNNGSDPADADTTFTVREQDFSAAFDEDSVDNAGTTNVDIAFESTNRGEDYNVTVTSENLSDDDLVAIFDDNFGAFDADVDGDGEDDNDGVELTVTDGTQTDGANFSDIEGGEYNFTFSVTDTTAEDSDSVTVNDIGAGETAFADGNVEVAQGDVAAITIEMDGAATSGTLIVGDSQEDGYQANISVEDGANGDADGEVTVLFNTYTAGNNSLGTIATAEDSDDSVTVNANESVSAILATGEYTIYTSSSDAATTLDSPNDIGTLFIEERSTDDMQLWTAPGGADLDADGEDGVEESDISTLIEDGAVTQDDSITAGDYLIHQVTATGLEGVIDSDGSFVNAIANGSVTVTIEQTNPIQNRDPKTINVTNSLDAITLVEGDGAYYIAVDTGSSDVDVERDGSDVSGSGNGLADGDEFEATFTVADDRLLMSEDDEDHQSVNATFEVESAETDFDSDPVEVEAAADQVVSGTTNYAPGTELTVRVRSNDGTQPRFFNTETVTVQADGTFNASFNFTEQSAEDEFTASVRKSGNQIASADGVVVEDAGTPTATATPDDGTPTDTATATATATATATATPDDGTPTATATPDDGGDETETSTSTPGFGAVLAVIALIGAALLAVRRDN from the coding sequence ATGACAGAAACTAACAACAAGATCCGCGCCCTGTTCCTGACGGCGCTGATGGTGTTCTCCGTCTTCGCGGGCACCGTCGCGTTCACCGGAACTGCGGCTGCGGCGTCCGCGACAGCCGTCGTGGATACTACGAATACTAGTATCTCACCGACGTCTGTGGACGAGGGAACGACAAACACTCACACGGTAACGTTCGTTGTAGACAACATCAACACCACTGGTGACGGAAACCAGGATGTCATCGTTGACCTGCCTGATGCGCTTGACACCTCCAGTAGTGGTGTCACCAACTCGGTGGTCAACGAGGGTGCCGTGACGTTCGGTACCACTAATGTCAACTCTACGAGTGACACGGTGACTGTCACTCTGCAGGACGACACTAGTGCGACCACCGCAGAGAACGACACGGTTAATGTGACGTTCGAAATCACGAACGTTGCTGCTCCCGACGTCAACAGCGATACTACGGCCAATGCCGTATTCTCGGTTGACGAGAATGTCGACGGCACTGCCGAAGACACGTACGACGGTATCGCGCTGACGATCAACAACACCGACGGCAGCGACGGCACGGACGATTCCACCTTCAGCGACGGTGGTCTCGTCTTCCAGGGCCAGACCGCTTCCTACGATGCGGTCGACGCTGACAACGACTTCAGCTCCGGCACGTACTACCTGTACGAGCGTGTCGACTCGTCGACGGGTTCGCCCGTCCGCCAGCTGAGCCGGTCCAACGGCTGGGTCAACGCGACCACGTCTGGGCTTGAAATTGGCCAGACCTACTTCATCTCGAACAACGGTAGCGATCCTGCTGACGCGGACACCACCTTCACCGTCCGCGAACAGGACTTCAGCGCCGCGTTCGATGAGGACTCCGTCGACAACGCTGGCACGACCAACGTCGACATCGCGTTCGAGTCGACGAACCGCGGTGAGGACTACAACGTCACCGTGACGTCCGAGAACCTCTCGGACGATGACCTCGTCGCCATCTTCGACGACAACTTCGGCGCGTTCGACGCCGACGTTGACGGCGACGGTGAGGACGACAACGACGGTGTCGAGCTGACCGTCACCGACGGTACGCAGACCGACGGTGCCAACTTCTCGGACATCGAGGGTGGCGAGTACAACTTCACCTTCAGCGTCACGGACACGACCGCTGAGGACTCCGACTCGGTCACCGTGAACGATATCGGCGCGGGCGAGACCGCCTTCGCTGATGGTAACGTCGAGGTCGCGCAGGGCGACGTCGCCGCGATCACCATCGAGATGGACGGCGCCGCGACGAGCGGCACCCTCATCGTCGGTGACAGCCAGGAAGACGGCTACCAAGCAAACATCAGCGTCGAGGACGGTGCGAACGGCGACGCTGACGGCGAGGTTACCGTTCTGTTCAACACCTACACGGCGGGCAACAACTCGCTGGGTACGATCGCCACGGCCGAGGACAGTGACGACTCCGTGACTGTCAACGCTAACGAGTCTGTCTCGGCCATCCTCGCGACGGGCGAGTACACGATCTACACGAGTTCGTCCGATGCAGCCACCACGCTGGATTCGCCGAACGACATTGGCACGCTCTTCATCGAGGAGCGCTCCACGGACGACATGCAGCTGTGGACCGCGCCCGGTGGCGCCGACCTCGACGCTGACGGCGAGGACGGCGTAGAGGAGAGCGACATCTCGACGCTCATCGAGGATGGTGCCGTCACGCAGGACGACTCCATCACCGCGGGCGACTACCTCATCCACCAGGTCACCGCGACCGGTCTGGAGGGTGTCATCGACTCCGACGGTAGCTTCGTTAACGCTATCGCGAACGGCAGCGTCACGGTGACGATCGAGCAGACGAACCCGATCCAGAACCGTGACCCCAAGACGATCAACGTCACGAACTCGCTCGACGCTATCACCCTGGTCGAGGGTGACGGTGCCTACTACATCGCCGTCGACACCGGCTCCTCGGACGTCGACGTCGAGCGTGATGGCTCCGACGTGAGCGGGAGCGGCAACGGCCTCGCTGACGGCGACGAGTTCGAGGCGACCTTCACGGTCGCTGACGACCGTCTCCTGATGTCCGAGGACGACGAGGACCACCAGTCGGTCAACGCGACCTTCGAGGTCGAGTCGGCCGAGACTGACTTCGACAGCGACCCTGTCGAAGTTGAGGCCGCCGCTGACCAGGTCGTGTCCGGCACGACCAACTACGCGCCCGGTACGGAGCTGACGGTCCGCGTTCGCTCCAACGACGGGACGCAGCCGCGGTTCTTCAACACCGAGACTGTGACCGTGCAGGCTGACGGCACGTTCAACGCGTCGTTCAACTTCACGGAGCAGTCGGCTGAGGACGAGTTCACGGCATCCGTCCGCAAGAGCGGCAACCAGATCGCTTCTGCTGACGGTGTTGTTGTCGAGGACGCAGGCACGCCGACGGCCACCGCGACGCCTGACGACGGCACGCCGACGGATACGGCGACCGCGACGGCGACCGCGACGGCGACGGCCACCGCGACGCCTGACGACGGCACGCCGACGGCCACCGCGACGCCCGACGACGGCGGCGACGAGACTGAGACGTCCACGTCGACGCCCGGCTTCGGCGCCGTGCTGGCAGTCATCGCCCTCATCGGCGCTGCACTGCTGGCAGTCCGCCGCGACAACTAA
- a CDS encoding helix-turn-helix domain-containing protein: MSEHTDRDDRGQFDSGIADDDLLRYFTEGRPFHTAGEVAERFDIDRSTAYRRLRRLAEDGRLEKVTLGSRTVVWWYTADADRTADGSDDDPLFAAPSFAVDDPVDEDGIDDVLYGEIEG, encoded by the coding sequence GTGTCCGAACACACCGACCGCGACGACCGCGGCCAGTTCGACTCCGGGATCGCGGACGACGACCTCCTGCGATACTTCACGGAGGGACGACCGTTTCACACCGCGGGCGAGGTAGCCGAACGCTTCGACATCGACCGATCGACTGCCTACCGTCGGTTACGCCGGTTGGCGGAGGACGGGCGTCTCGAGAAGGTCACGCTCGGTAGTCGAACCGTGGTTTGGTGGTACACGGCAGATGCGGACCGGACCGCCGACGGATCGGACGACGACCCGCTGTTTGCGGCGCCCTCGTTCGCCGTCGACGACCCCGTCGACGAGGACGGGATCGACGACGTGCTCTACGGCGAGATCGAGGGATGA
- a CDS encoding type II toxin-antitoxin system VapC family toxin, with protein MSGPGTTPLFVDTGALFAHFVENAPRHRRARAVMNAIAAGDLRFRPLYTSGYVLGELTTLVLRKTGHEQAMDTLRRVRDSSAVTVLHPDRSQFEAVCAEFERFDDQQISFVDHTTGVLARERNVDHVFAFDSDFRTLGFSLVPDDIDIPER; from the coding sequence ATGAGCGGCCCCGGAACGACGCCGCTGTTCGTCGACACGGGCGCCTTGTTCGCCCACTTCGTCGAGAACGCCCCTCGACACCGGCGGGCTCGCGCGGTGATGAACGCGATCGCGGCCGGGGATCTCCGATTCCGTCCGTTGTACACCTCCGGCTACGTTCTCGGCGAACTGACGACGCTCGTGCTTCGGAAGACGGGCCACGAGCAGGCGATGGATACGCTTCGGCGGGTTCGGGACTCGTCGGCGGTAACGGTCCTCCACCCGGACCGATCGCAGTTCGAGGCGGTCTGTGCGGAGTTCGAGCGCTTCGACGACCAACAGATATCCTTCGTGGACCACACGACGGGAGTGCTCGCCCGCGAGCGGAACGTCGACCACGTGTTCGCGTTCGACAGCGACTTTCGGACGTTGGGGTTCTCGCTCGTTCCCGACGACATCGATATCCCGGAACGGTAA
- a CDS encoding DUF7342 family protein translates to MSEEDPGVEEWKRQTSAFDRVESVASGLSRPRSASYIASEAHVAENTARGHLERLVRMHVLVRETSEGTAVYAPDPLHTRMQAIRDLFEEHDHEGLLDLKAALQAEIRDWREEYGVDSPEALRTHGADADSPEETRAIARTANDWELASYRLGLVEEAIERYPEYGGNSRAVA, encoded by the coding sequence ATGTCCGAGGAGGATCCCGGTGTCGAGGAGTGGAAGCGGCAGACGAGCGCGTTCGACAGGGTCGAGTCCGTCGCGAGCGGCCTCTCGCGTCCGCGTTCCGCGTCGTACATCGCGTCGGAGGCCCACGTCGCGGAGAACACGGCACGGGGGCACCTCGAACGGCTGGTGCGGATGCACGTCCTCGTCCGCGAGACGAGCGAGGGGACCGCCGTCTACGCGCCGGACCCGCTTCACACCCGAATGCAGGCGATCCGCGACCTGTTCGAGGAACACGACCACGAGGGGCTGCTCGATCTGAAAGCCGCGTTACAGGCGGAGATCCGGGACTGGCGCGAGGAGTACGGCGTCGATTCGCCCGAGGCGCTCCGAACGCACGGGGCGGACGCGGACTCCCCCGAGGAGACGCGAGCGATCGCGCGGACGGCGAACGACTGGGAGCTCGCGTCGTACCGGCTGGGACTCGTCGAGGAGGCGATCGAACGGTATCCCGAGTACGGCGGGAACTCGCGGGCGGTCGCCTGA